The following are encoded in a window of Arctopsyche grandis isolate Sample6627 chromosome 4, ASM5162203v2, whole genome shotgun sequence genomic DNA:
- the Polr2G gene encoding DNA-directed RNA polymerase II subunit Rpb7 → MFFHISLEHEILLHPRYFGPQLLETVKQKLYSEVEGTCTGKYGFVIAVTSIDNIGAGLIQPGQGFVVYPVKYKAIVFRPFKGEVLDAIVTQVNKVGMFAEIGPLSCFISHHSIPADMQFCPNQNPPCYMTKEEDVVIQAEDAIRLKIVGTRVDATGIFAIGTLMDDFLGLIGS, encoded by the exons ATGTTTTTCCAC ATATCGCTGGAACACGAAATTTTACTCCACCCTAGATATTTTGGACCGCAACTATTGGAAACTGTGAAGCAAAAGCTGTACTCGGAAGTGGAAGGAACATGCACGGGAAA ATACGGTTTCGTCATTGCTGTAACTAGCATAGATAACATAGGTGCTGGTTTGATTCAACCCGGTCAAGGATTCGTCGTTTATCCTGTAAAATATAAAGCCATTGTGTTTCGGCCATTCAAAGGTGAAGTTCTAGATGCGATTGTGACGCAAGTAAACAAG GTTGGAATGTTTGCCGAGATTGGACCTCTGTCATGTTTCATTTCACATCAc TCTATACCGGCCGATATGCAATTTTGTCCCAATCAAAACCCTCCCTGTTATATGACCAAAGAAGAGGATGTTGTAATTCAAGCAGAAGACGCAATCAGATTAAAAATTGTCGGAACGAGAGTTGACGCCACTGGAATT TTTGCAATTGGTACTTTAATGGATGATTTCCTTGGATTGATTGGAAGCTAG